Below is a genomic region from Flammeovirgaceae bacterium SG7u.111.
AATCGGTTTCGGTATAAGATGAATTAGGATACACCATTGGAATAACCTAAAATGATAGTCGCTACTATAAGCATAAACAAGCCAGCCAACAACCAAGCAAAAGGACCAGATGCGCCCTTCCATTCTTTATTAAGATAAGCCCATACGTTACTTACCACAAGGGAAACTCCTAGCAAAATTGGCCACCCAATTACGGGACCCATATCTCCCATAAGTGTTGCGCCTTGCCCGTACACGCCAAGTGCGCCGAACCAAAGTAGCCCCGCTCCTATTGACCAAGCATAAGCTTTGGAAGAATTGGGCACTGAAAAGGAAGACCAAGTGTTGTTTTTGAAAAGCAAGAAGATGGCGTACCCAGCATTCATGATGTAAGCGCCCCAGAGCACAACTACCCAAATTGCTAAGCTACTATTTCGGGAAATAACTCCTGCAGCTTCGGCTGCCTGCCCTACTGGCTGCGCATTTACGAAACCTACATTGAGGAGCGCCGACAACACACCACTTACAATTGCGATGATTAGGCCTGTTTTGAGATTACTAGAAGAAGTGCCTTTGTCTTGCTGGGTAAGCTTGTCTTTTTTGATGCCCGCATAGGCTGTAATTGCTACGCCAACGATCATGACAAAAACCCCGAACATCACATAGGGGAAAGCTGGTAGACTTGTTACATTATCTATTTGAAAAAAAGGAATGAGGCTACCTACCGCCGAGCAAACACCCATCACTATTCCGTAGGTTAGAGAGATACCGATGAAGGGGATACTTTTTCCAAACATGATCCCGCCTATGCCCCAAAGGAATCCAAATAACATACCCAGCCAGATGGCTTGCGAAGGGGCATCGGCAATTACGCTGAACAGATCGGGGACAACCATCATTGCCCAAACGGTGGGGACAAGTACCATGGCGACTGTGGCGTGAACCAACCACCATGCTTCCCACTTGAGGGGGGACATAAATTTCATTCCAAGCCCAAAAGAACCTTGGAATATACTGGCGAATAATACTAGTAGTAAGGGTAGAAATGCAAATTCCATAGTCATATTTTTATTTCTTACAAAGAAAAGTCAATATGACAAAAACTGATTGGCTGAATTTACCCTACACTTACGCTATTTTACCCTACTTGCAAAGCTTGGAAGGGCAACTATAACGTACTGCGGTATCCCTGCGGGGTACTTCCCGTGATCTGCTTGAATTGTTTGTTGAAGTTGGTAATGGAGTTATAACCCACCCTATAGCAAATTTCGGATACGGGCAAATCGTCTTGTACCAACAAGCGCGAGGCATTCCTGACGCGCAGTTCGTTGAGGAACTGGGTAAAAGATTTGTTGGTCATTTTCTTGAAAAAACGGCAAAAGGAATTGGTTGTCATGCAGGCTACATCAGCCACATCGTCAAGAGTAATATGGTTACTGTAATTA
It encodes:
- a CDS encoding L-rhamnose/proton symporter RhaT, yielding MTMEFAFLPLLLVLFASIFQGSFGLGMKFMSPLKWEAWWLVHATVAMVLVPTVWAMMVVPDLFSVIADAPSQAIWLGMLFGFLWGIGGIMFGKSIPFIGISLTYGIVMGVCSAVGSLIPFFQIDNVTSLPAFPYVMFGVFVMIVGVAITAYAGIKKDKLTQQDKGTSSSNLKTGLIIAIVSGVLSALLNVGFVNAQPVGQAAEAAGVISRNSSLAIWVVVLWGAYIMNAGYAIFLLFKNNTWSSFSVPNSSKAYAWSIGAGLLWFGALGVYGQGATLMGDMGPVIGWPILLGVSLVVSNVWAYLNKEWKGASGPFAWLLAGLFMLIVATIILGYSNGVS